A portion of the Chaetodon trifascialis isolate fChaTrf1 chromosome 7, fChaTrf1.hap1, whole genome shotgun sequence genome contains these proteins:
- the LOC139333863 gene encoding ataxin-1-like has product MKSNQERSNGCLPPKKREILALEQRPVAVATATPPAAVVPDSPHTENLAWLASVASERCKSRDAESPRCPISSTSSSSPSTSIPSAATPLSAVPLASLPAVYPTALPQQAGTIQFAQLGPNVQFISSGPYAGYISSHIISANTSSSPNSSAIGQRPHLEGYTTALISPNTKGDQQFQIGLSPTELAPVSLPSSPQVTSQYIHLDSRTSLTVSGNAVTSPHLQLHPHTVLPQTLTLAPSQLVVQYADGSAGKKPDGHAKGVLNGELEVVKQTKTPSQSANHQQVQSYEARHILLPADYSQNPAGLQTSLVLVAQPSHGAEREAGSNKISLVQTEKGGICLGKPVSKSSSFTSLTSSEVVKSVAPHTVIQTTLPSEELPASLYSSTQPPIIGYITSANQHALSYHATLPQHLVIPSGQSLLIPVSGANNGTEIEVSRSVSALTATTTPQISTAMPHAYLATALSKCEALGPDGNQPPPAVAQAPALPVLPSNPAPAVVAAPSPTPAPVPAPAPVSIQASPSISSSSSPVALPPFFMRGSIIQLADGELKRVEDLKTEDFIQSAEISSELKIDSSTVERIDSGQSPNAVIIQFSVGELKAQVCVEVLVEYPFFVFGQGWSSCCPDRTTQLFELSCAKLCVGDVCVSLTLRGLRNGSVADSQPLGTKLKTGHLSDSCHNVDASVRNSTSPHTAHSNSGLFMKASSADRLEEREQVTGPGPGLELPPGLGLVPGQGEGIYGDAPALAVSGTEVRRESVKTDRQIALTKIQCGDPERPAVRKRRWSAPERDQTERAEEEPPLTLPKPSFIPQEVKISIEGHSSAGSERCLNRRVDC; this is encoded by the exons ATGAAATCCAACCAGGAGAGGAGTAATGGATGCCTGCCTCCTAAGAAGCGGGAGATCCTGGCTCTGGAGCAGAGGCCAGTTGCAGTAGCCACAGCaactcctccagctgcagtggTTCCTGACAGTCCCCACACGGAGAACCTAGCGTGGCTGGCAAGTGTAGCCAGTGAACGCTGCAAATCGAGGGACGCAGAGAGCCCAAGATGTCCcatctcctccacttcctcctcttccccttccACCTCTATTCCTTCCGCAGCCACTCCCCTGTCTGCAGTGCCCTTGGCCTCCCTGCCTGCGGTTTACCCCACAGCCCTTCCCCAGCAGGCAGGGACTATCCAGTTTGCTCAGCTGGGACCCAACGTTCAGTTCATCAGCTCTGGGCCCTATGCTGGCTACATCTCCTCTCACATCATCTCCGCCAATACTAGCTCTTCACCTAACAGCTCTGCCATAGGACAGCGTCCGCACCTGGAGGGTTACACCACTGCCCTCATCTCCCCCAACACCAAAGGGGATCAGCAGTTTCAAATAGGCCTCTCTCCCACAGAGCTGGCTCCGGTGTCACTTCCAAGCTCTCCTCAAGTCACCAGCCAGTACATTCATCTGGATAGCAGAACATCTCTGACTGTCAGCGGAAACGCCGTCACTTCacctcacctgcagctccaccctCATACCGTCCTCCCTCAAACGCTTACCCTCGCTCCATCCCAGCTGGTGGTTCAGTATGCAGATGGTTCAGCTGGAAAGAAACCAGACGGGCATGCTAAGGGTGTGCTGAACGGGGAATTGGAGGTTGTGAAACAGACTAAAACTCCCAGTCAGTCAGCGAACCATCAGCAGGTCCAGAGCTATGAGGCCAGACATATCCTCCTGCCTGCAGACTACAGCCAAAACCCTGCAGGACTTCAGACCTCCTTGGTGCTGGTGGCGCAGCCCAGCCATGGAGCTGAACGTGAAGCTGGCTCAAATAAGATCTCCTTAGTGCAGACTGAGAAAGGAGGCATCTGTTTGGGAAAACCAGTGTCCAAAtcttcctctttcacctccCTCACTTCCTCAGAAGTGGTTAAGTCTGTTGCGCCCCATACAGTCATCCAGACCACCCTACCCTCCGAGGAGCTGCCAGCCAGTCTCTATTCCTCCACACAGCCCCCGATCATTGGCTATATCACCAGTGCAAATCAGCACGCTCTCAGCTACCATGCGACACTTCCTCAGCACCTGGTCATCCCGAGTGGCCAGTCCCTCCTCATCCCAGTCAGTGGCGCCAATAATGGCACAGAAATTGAGGTTAGTCGTTCTGTCAGTGCCCTGACTGCTACCACTACTCCACAAATATCCACTGCCATGCCACATGCCTACTTGGCCACAGCCCTCTCCAAGTGTGAGGCGTTAGGGCCAGATGGAAATCAACCACCCCCTGCCGTCGCACAGGCACCAGCACTGCCGGTCCTGCCCTCAAACCCCGCTCCTGCAGTGGTGGCAGCTCCCTCCCCAACTCCCGCGCCTGTTCCCGCTCCCGCCCCAGTTTCCATCCAagcctctccctccatctcctcttcctcttccccagTGGCGCTTCCTCCATTCTTCATGCGAGGCTCCATCATCCAGCTGGCCGACGGGGAGCTGAAGCGTGTGGAGGACCTCAAGACGGAGGACTTCATCCAGAGTGCTGAGATCAGCAGCGAGCTGAAGATTGACTCGAGCACTGTTGAACGTATTGACAGTGGGCAGAGCCCGAATGCTGTGATCATACAGTTTTCTGTGGGAGAGCTCAAAGCCCAG gtgtgtgtggaggtgctGGTGGAGTACCCCTTCTTTGTATTTGGCCAGGGCTGGTCATCCTGCTGCCCAGACCGGACCACCCAGCTGTTTGAGCTGTCCTGCGCTAAGCTGTGTGTGGGCGATGTATGCGTGTCGCTGACCCTCCGCGGCTTAAGGAACGGTTCAGTAGCAGACAGCCAGCCTTTGGGGACCAAGCTGAAGACTGGTCACCTCTCTGACTCCTGTCACAATGTGGATGCTTCTGTCAGAAACAGTACGAgtccacacactgcacacagtaACAGTGGCCTCTTCATGAAGGCTTCCAGTGCAGacaggctggaggagagagagcaggttaCTGGACCGGGACCAGGGCTGGAACTACCACCAGGATTAGGACTTGTTCCAGGACAAGGGGAGGGGATCTACGGAGATGCACCAGCGCTGGCGGTCTCTGGGACAGAAGTAAGACGGGaatcagtgaaaacagacagacagattgctCTTACCAAAATACAATGTGGCGATCCAGAGAGACCCGCAGTCCGCAAGAGACGCTGGTCAGCTCCAGAGCGAGACCAGActgagagagctgaggaggagccTCCTCTGACTCTGCCCAAACCCTCCTTCATCCCTCAGGAGGTTAAAATCAGCATAGAG